The following are from one region of the Centroberyx gerrardi isolate f3 chromosome 16, fCenGer3.hap1.cur.20231027, whole genome shotgun sequence genome:
- the hdx gene encoding highly divergent homeobox isoform X1, with protein MAAPFPSSSRMDAWPERRGLQTMNLRSVFTAEQQRILERYYDNGMTNQSKACFQLILQCAQETKLDFSVVRTWVGNKRRKLASKADQNGGMSHSLSSHGLAGGLLSNHTMAGGALSNHSLAGGALVAGAMLTAEMAAARNIQNRAHLLPPSSSFPSSSSSSSSPSSSSPLSSGNNNNNNNDVILTGIYSLNSVPRSRPRPTPLPSHSDPELSAHAHSSFLNQSLHGRNSSSSSPLHSKLASLPRKPPSLTSPSGPSVYTVARKGSFSLGEAGAGAGAGAGVVPHSWARQYGAVQARPWSSSSQSQTQPQPRPHSNPQPQLPAPPKARVSLPIQNSGPSSDQTPRIQQVFTLSEKADVDVLKPGLISTRRGQECHRPVPHPLDTSHYFSIAMETADEEDEWQREEELANMAAQTHIHREQTSASPSGVELSVVRGSHTPPMTSSRPAPLHSNTALQGSYSLTTQTSLTGESSSQTSVSVSAAPWVVSNSRKRTLQDRTQFSDGDLIQLKRYWDRGMTSLGSVCREKITAAANQLNVDTEIVKTWISNRRRKYRLMGIEIPPPKGGPAVFTTSSPGNESPLALSPDEEGLRTPELGDDLNDGGSLCLSEDGTNDSYQREGEDGTDMCNAAPLANNVKIEIIDEDDDDDDGVIVASDMEQMQSLLEFKHEEVQFLEHELENQKQKYYELESFTKSLLSAVRNNDLEKQQEIMASLPQPADQDWNMTPERGTQPAAMSTETSSDHDESSTIAASNEEPSLVPANEDFPLVTINEDGSTTEVAVPSASEEQLEEAVTEQE; from the exons ATGGCTGCCCCCTTCCCCTCCAGTAGCAGAATGGATGCGTGGCCAGAGAGACGTGGCCTGCAGACT ATGAACCTGCGGTCAGTGTTCACAGCTGAACAGCAGAGGATCCTGGAGCGTTACTATGATAACGGAATGACCAACCAGAGCAAAGCTTGCTTCCAGCTAATACTGCAATGTGCTCAGGAGACTAAACTGGACTTCAGCGTGGTCCGG ACATGGGTTGGCAACAAAAGACGTAAGCTAGCCTCCAAGGCAGACCAGAATGGAGGCATGTCTCATTCCTTATCCAGTCATGGACTAGCTGGGGGACTTCTGTCCAATCACACAATGGCCGGAGGGGCTCTGTCCAATCATAGCCTTGCAGGAGGGGCTCTGGTAGCGGGAGCCATGCTAACCGCTGAAATGGCTGCAGCTCGGAACATCCAGAATCGTGCGcaccttctccctccatcctcgtccttcccttcttcctcgtcatcctcttcctctccctcttcttcctctcccctcagcagtgggaacaacaacaacaacaataatgacgTCATACTGACAGGGATCTACTCTCTCAACTCCGTCCCTCGTTCCCGACCAAGACCCACACCCCTCCCATCTCACTCAGACCCTGAGCTGTCTGCACACGCTCACTCATCTTTTCTTAACCAGTCACTACACGGCAGGAacagctccagctcctcccccctccactccaAGCTAGCCTCACTTCCTCGAAAGCCTCCatccctcacctctccctcagGGCCCTCAGTCTACACTGTAGCAAGGAAGGGGAGTTTCTCCCTCGGGGAGGCAGGGGCAGGTGCAGGAGCAGGGGCAGGGGTGGTACCTCACAGCTGGGCTAGGCAGTATGGTGCAGTGCAAGCTCGCCCTTGGTCCTCTTCCTCCCAATCCCAGACTCAGCCTCAGCCCCGACCTCACTCGAACCCCCAACCTCAACTGCCTGCCCCACCGAAAGCTCGGGTCTCCCTTCCAATCCAAAACTCTGGTCCTTCTTCCGACCAAACACCCCGCATCCAGCAAGTCTTCACCCTGTCAGAAAAGGCAGATGTGGATGTACTAAAGCCAGGACTTATTTCTACTCGGAGAGGCCAGGAGTGTCACAGGCCAGTGCCCCACCCTCTGGACACCAGTCACTACTTCTCCATTGCCATGGAAACTgcagatgaagaagatgagTGGCAAAGGGAGGAGGAATTGGCAAACATGGCCGCTCAGACCCACATCCATAGGGAGCAGACGTCAGCCAGCCCATCCGGGGTTGAATTGTCTGTGGTGAGAGGAAGCCACACCCCCCCTATGACTAGCTCCAGACCTGCACCGcttcacagcaacacagctcTCCAGGGCAGCTACTCCCTCACAACACAGACCTCACTTACAGGGGAATCCAGCTCACAG aCTTCAGTCAGTGTGTCTGCTGCCCCCTGGGTCGTCAGCAACTCCAGGAAGAGGACA CTGCAGGATCGGACCCAGTTCAGCGATGGGGATCTCATCCAGCTGAAGCGCTACTGGGACCGAGGCATGACCAGCCTGGGTTCTGTCTGCAGGGAGAAAATCACCGCCGCAGCCAACCAGCTCAACGTAGACACTGAGATAGTCAAG ACATGGATCAGTAACCGACGAAGGAAGTACCGCCTGATGGGCATTGAAATCCCTCCACCTAAAGGTGGGCCTGCTGTATTCACAACCTCATCCCCAGGAAACGAATCTCCGTTGGCCCTTAGCCCCGACGAGGAGGGGCTTAGAACGCCTGAGCTTGGAGATGACTTGAATGACGGGGGATCTCTCTGCTTGTCTGAAG ATGGCACCAATGACTCGtaccagagagaaggagaagatggaACAGATATGTGTAATGCTGCTCCATTGGCCAATAATGTG AAGATCGAGATAAtcgatgaggatgatgatgatgatgatggtgtaaTTGTGGCTTCAGACATGGAGCAAATGCAGAGCCTGCTGGAATTcaag CATGAGGAAGTGCAGTTCCTAGAGCACGAGCTAGAGAACCAAAAACAGAAATACTACGAGCTTGAGAGCTTCACTAAGAGCCTGCTCAGTGCTGTGAGGAACAACGACCTGGAGAAACAGCAG GAAATCATGGCCAGTCTACCTCAGCCTGCAGACCAGGACTGGAACATGACTCCGGAGAGAGGAACCCAGCCTGCTGCCATGTCAACAGAAACATCCTCCGACCACGACGAATCCTCGACGATCGCCGCAAGCAATGAAGAACCCTCGCTAGTCCCAGCAAATGAAGATTTCCCACTGGTCACCATAAACGAAGACGGTTCAACAACTGAAGTCGCCGTGCCCTCTGCATCAGAGGAGCAACTGGAAGAAGCCGTTACAGAACAAGAGTGA
- the hdx gene encoding highly divergent homeobox isoform X2 translates to MAAPFPSSSRMDAWPERRGLQTMNLRSVFTAEQQRILERYYDNGMTNQSKACFQLILQCAQETKLDFSVVRTWVGNKRRKLASKADQNGGMSHSLSSHGLAGGLLSNHTMAGGALSNHSLAGGALVAGAMLTAEMAAARNIQNRAHLLPPSSSFPSSSSSSSSPSSSSPLSSGNNNNNNNDVILTGIYSLNSVPRSRPRPTPLPSHSDPELSAHAHSSFLNQSLHGRNSSSSSPLHSKLASLPRKPPSLTSPSGPSVYTVARKGSFSLGEAGAGAGAGAGVVPHSWARQYGAVQARPWSSSSQSQTQPQPRPHSNPQPQLPAPPKARVSLPIQNSGPSSDQTPRIQQVFTLSEKADVDVLKPGLISTRRGQECHRPVPHPLDTSHYFSIAMETADEEDEWQREEELANMAAQTHIHREQTSASPSGVELSVVRGSHTPPMTSSRPAPLHSNTALQGSYSLTTQTSLTGESSSQTSVSVSAAPWVVSNSRKRTTWISNRRRKYRLMGIEIPPPKGGPAVFTTSSPGNESPLALSPDEEGLRTPELGDDLNDGGSLCLSEDGTNDSYQREGEDGTDMCNAAPLANNVKIEIIDEDDDDDDGVIVASDMEQMQSLLEFKHEEVQFLEHELENQKQKYYELESFTKSLLSAVRNNDLEKQQEIMASLPQPADQDWNMTPERGTQPAAMSTETSSDHDESSTIAASNEEPSLVPANEDFPLVTINEDGSTTEVAVPSASEEQLEEAVTEQE, encoded by the exons ATGGCTGCCCCCTTCCCCTCCAGTAGCAGAATGGATGCGTGGCCAGAGAGACGTGGCCTGCAGACT ATGAACCTGCGGTCAGTGTTCACAGCTGAACAGCAGAGGATCCTGGAGCGTTACTATGATAACGGAATGACCAACCAGAGCAAAGCTTGCTTCCAGCTAATACTGCAATGTGCTCAGGAGACTAAACTGGACTTCAGCGTGGTCCGG ACATGGGTTGGCAACAAAAGACGTAAGCTAGCCTCCAAGGCAGACCAGAATGGAGGCATGTCTCATTCCTTATCCAGTCATGGACTAGCTGGGGGACTTCTGTCCAATCACACAATGGCCGGAGGGGCTCTGTCCAATCATAGCCTTGCAGGAGGGGCTCTGGTAGCGGGAGCCATGCTAACCGCTGAAATGGCTGCAGCTCGGAACATCCAGAATCGTGCGcaccttctccctccatcctcgtccttcccttcttcctcgtcatcctcttcctctccctcttcttcctctcccctcagcagtgggaacaacaacaacaacaataatgacgTCATACTGACAGGGATCTACTCTCTCAACTCCGTCCCTCGTTCCCGACCAAGACCCACACCCCTCCCATCTCACTCAGACCCTGAGCTGTCTGCACACGCTCACTCATCTTTTCTTAACCAGTCACTACACGGCAGGAacagctccagctcctcccccctccactccaAGCTAGCCTCACTTCCTCGAAAGCCTCCatccctcacctctccctcagGGCCCTCAGTCTACACTGTAGCAAGGAAGGGGAGTTTCTCCCTCGGGGAGGCAGGGGCAGGTGCAGGAGCAGGGGCAGGGGTGGTACCTCACAGCTGGGCTAGGCAGTATGGTGCAGTGCAAGCTCGCCCTTGGTCCTCTTCCTCCCAATCCCAGACTCAGCCTCAGCCCCGACCTCACTCGAACCCCCAACCTCAACTGCCTGCCCCACCGAAAGCTCGGGTCTCCCTTCCAATCCAAAACTCTGGTCCTTCTTCCGACCAAACACCCCGCATCCAGCAAGTCTTCACCCTGTCAGAAAAGGCAGATGTGGATGTACTAAAGCCAGGACTTATTTCTACTCGGAGAGGCCAGGAGTGTCACAGGCCAGTGCCCCACCCTCTGGACACCAGTCACTACTTCTCCATTGCCATGGAAACTgcagatgaagaagatgagTGGCAAAGGGAGGAGGAATTGGCAAACATGGCCGCTCAGACCCACATCCATAGGGAGCAGACGTCAGCCAGCCCATCCGGGGTTGAATTGTCTGTGGTGAGAGGAAGCCACACCCCCCCTATGACTAGCTCCAGACCTGCACCGcttcacagcaacacagctcTCCAGGGCAGCTACTCCCTCACAACACAGACCTCACTTACAGGGGAATCCAGCTCACAG aCTTCAGTCAGTGTGTCTGCTGCCCCCTGGGTCGTCAGCAACTCCAGGAAGAGGACA ACATGGATCAGTAACCGACGAAGGAAGTACCGCCTGATGGGCATTGAAATCCCTCCACCTAAAGGTGGGCCTGCTGTATTCACAACCTCATCCCCAGGAAACGAATCTCCGTTGGCCCTTAGCCCCGACGAGGAGGGGCTTAGAACGCCTGAGCTTGGAGATGACTTGAATGACGGGGGATCTCTCTGCTTGTCTGAAG ATGGCACCAATGACTCGtaccagagagaaggagaagatggaACAGATATGTGTAATGCTGCTCCATTGGCCAATAATGTG AAGATCGAGATAAtcgatgaggatgatgatgatgatgatggtgtaaTTGTGGCTTCAGACATGGAGCAAATGCAGAGCCTGCTGGAATTcaag CATGAGGAAGTGCAGTTCCTAGAGCACGAGCTAGAGAACCAAAAACAGAAATACTACGAGCTTGAGAGCTTCACTAAGAGCCTGCTCAGTGCTGTGAGGAACAACGACCTGGAGAAACAGCAG GAAATCATGGCCAGTCTACCTCAGCCTGCAGACCAGGACTGGAACATGACTCCGGAGAGAGGAACCCAGCCTGCTGCCATGTCAACAGAAACATCCTCCGACCACGACGAATCCTCGACGATCGCCGCAAGCAATGAAGAACCCTCGCTAGTCCCAGCAAATGAAGATTTCCCACTGGTCACCATAAACGAAGACGGTTCAACAACTGAAGTCGCCGTGCCCTCTGCATCAGAGGAGCAACTGGAAGAAGCCGTTACAGAACAAGAGTGA